A part of Ptychodera flava strain L36383 chromosome 11, AS_Pfla_20210202, whole genome shotgun sequence genomic DNA contains:
- the LOC139143922 gene encoding protein arginine N-methyltransferase 2-like — MSSAISDSSKQLQESTKLADDVNISLKNNFTKLTVETPSPVVELLSENDSSDNSDDDNVTNDENLETVIAFSNFDAADNNQLSFARGDEIQVISKPNDDWWWAIINGQHGYIPANHTKCKSKAEWEAERWQDEEYFESYSNLKLHLEMLGDEVRTNAYKEAIKQNADFIKDKVVLDVGCGTGILSLFAAKYGHAKKVYAVEASEIAEHTVQLIERNGYSDKVCVISGKIEDILLPEKVDIIISEWMGTLLLFELMIESVLGARNNWLKDTGVMWPSDAFLHLVPCSAAQEYNKVSFWNNVYEFDFSYLKTLALKEFFSKPIFNHELKTENFLTDPKTVLELNMKSFEIEELEEIHREFSFEITKNGTFHGFGSWFSVEFCVMTSNNSPVTLDTGPYGRSTHWKQDLFMMDKPVDVIVGDRISGKIIIRRNQDWRRHLKVVFRFKVTRDSDTIVQEFNKLFLLWR; from the exons ATGAGTAGTGCAATAAGTGATTCATCGAAACAGCTACAGGAGTCGACTAAACTTGCTGATGATGTAAACATTTCGTTGAAAAACAACTTCACTAAGCTCACCGTAGAAACACCGAGTCCCGTAGTTGAACTCCTGTCCGAGAACGACTCGAGTGACAACAGCGACGATGATAATGTCACTAATGACGAAAACTTAGAGACGGTCATCGCGTTTTCCAACTTTGATGCCGCGGACAATAATCAG TTGAGTTTTGCGAGGGGTGATGAGATCCAAGTGATCAGTAAGCCAAATGATGATTGGTGGTGGGCGATCATCAATGGTCAGCATGGGTACATTCCAGCCAATCACACTAAATGTAAGAGCAAAGCAGAATGGGAGGCAGAAAGATGGCAGGATGAAGAATACTTTGAaagttattcaaatttg AAACTGCATCTTGAAATGCTTGGAGATGAAGTCAGAACAAATGCCTATAAAGAAGCTATCAAACAGAACGCAGACTTTATTAAAGACAAG GTTGTATTGGATGTTGGCTGTGGGACTGGCATACTCAGCCTTTTTGCGGCGAAATATGGTCATGCCAAAAAG GTGTACGCTGTAGAGGCCAGTGAAATTGCTGAGCATACGGTGCAACTGATCGAGAGGAATGGATACAGTGATAAAGTCTGTGTCATCAGCGGGAAGATTGAGGACATACTCCTGCCGGAAAAAGTTGACATCATAATTTCAGAGTGGATGGGAACGTTGTTACTG TTTGAATTGATGATAGAGTCAGTGCTGGGTGCTAGAAATAATTGGCTCAAGGATACAGGAGTAATGTGGCCATCAGACGCTTTTCTTCATCTTGTGCCGTGTAGCGCTGCTCAGGAATACAACAAAGTGTCATTCTGGAATAATGTTTATGAGTTTGATTTTTCTTATCTCAA AACATTGgcattgaaagaatttttttccaaaccaATTTTCAATCATGAGTTGAAGACGGAAAACTTCCTGACTGATCCTAAGACAGTTCTGGAATTGAACATGAAGTCTTTTGAAATTGAAGAGTTAGAG GAAATACACAGGGagttttcatttgaaatcaCCAAAAACGGCACCTTCCATGGCTTTGGATCCTGGTTCAGTGTGGAATTTTGTGTCATGACGTCAAACAACTCACCGGTTACCTTGGATACCGGACCTTATGGCAG ATCGACACACTGGAAACAAGACCTGTTCATGATGGACAAGCCAGTGGATGTAATTGTCGGAGACAGAATATCAGGGAAGATAATCATAAGGCGTAATCAAGACTGGCGGAGACACCTCAAAGTTGTCTTCAGATTCAAAGTCACAAGAGATTCTGATACCATTGTCCAG GAGTTCAACAAGCTCTTTCTGCTCTGGAGATAG
- the LOC139143923 gene encoding uncharacterized protein — protein MVFTTSEDDSCYTSGTSTEGKLASDSEQEGTTPIMEDNVSDGMQSIRMSLQKHGLSPATVNIMLQSWRSGTKKQYSTYARKGDQFCSQVKRDPFQANIKTVLDFMTSLFESGLGYSALNTARSALSAICVTRNSVTIGTHPLVVRFMRGVFNMRPTLPRYKEIWDVSKVLVYLKSLPPVKELTLKMLTLKLVMLIALVTAARGQSLHLLDIRYLDRGATSDKFVIHELVKQSRPGYSPPVIHLKQYPPDRRLCVCTALTEYLLRSKDIRETVTQLFISYRKPHKAVARSTISRWIRDVMVRAGIDINRFKPHSVRVAAVSKAKLGFVPIDHIMATAGWSSTCTFSKFYDKPIVENNVFASAVLT, from the coding sequence ATGGTTTTCACAACTTCTGAAGATGATAGTTGCTATACCTCTGGAACTTCCACGGAAGGAAAACTTGCTTCTGATTCCGAACAGGAAGGAACCACACCCATTATGGAGGACAATGTCTCTGATGGCATGCAAAGTATCAGGATGTCACTCCAAAAACATGGACTTTCTCCAGCAACAGTCAATATCATGTTGCAGTCTTGGAGATCAGGTACAAAGAAACAATACTCCACATATGCCAGGAAGGGAGATCAGTTTTGTAGTCAGGTCAAGAGAGATCCATTTCAGGCGAATATAAAAACTGTGCTGGACTTTATGACAAGTCTTTTTGAGTCAGGACTGGGCTATAGTGCCTTAAATACAGCAAGGTCAGCACTATCTGCAATTTGTGTTACTAGAAACTCTGTTACTATTGGTACTCACCCATTGGTTGTTAGGTTCATGAGGGGTGTGTTTAATATGAGACCTACCCTACCTCGATATAAAGAAATCTGGGATGTTTCAAAGGTACTTGTGTATTTAAAAAGCCTACCTCCAGTGAAAGAGCTTACTTTGAAAATGCTAACATTGAAACTAGTTATGCTGATTGCGCTAGTCACTGCAGCTAGGGGGCAATCTTTGCATCTTCTTGATATACGATACTTGGATCGAGGTGCTACCTCGGATAAATTTGTGATCCATGAACTTGTGAAACAAAGCAGACCAGGGTATTCACCCCCTGTTATTCATTTGAAACAATATCCTCCAGATAGGAGGTTGTGTGTGTGCACAGCGTTGACTGAGTACTTATTACGCTCCAAAGATATTAGGGAGACAGTAACACAGCTATTTATTAGTTATAGGAAGCCACATAAGGCTGTGGCAAGATCCACTATCAGTCGATGGATTAGAGACGTTATGGTCAGGGCAGGAATTGACATTAATAGGTTTAAACCTCACAGTGTGCGTGTGGCAGCTGTTTCTAAGGCAAAACTCGGTTTTGTGCCTATTGATCATATTATGGCTACAGCGGGCTGGTCATCGACCTGTACATTTTCTAAGTTTTATGACAAGCCTATTGTGGAAAATAATGTATTTGCTTCAGCTGTGTTGACTTAA